One genomic window of Saccharomyces cerevisiae S288C chromosome XII, complete sequence includes the following:
- the ARP6 gene encoding Arp6p (Actin-related protein that binds nucleosomes; a component of the SWR1 complex, which exchanges histone variant H2AZ (Htz1p) for chromatin-bound histone H2A), with product METPPIVIDNGSYEIKFGPSTNKKPFRALNALAKDKFGTSYLSNHIKNIKDISSITFRRPHELGQLTLWELESCIWDYCLFNPSEFDGFDLKEGKGHHLVASESCMTLPELSKHADQVIFEEYEFDSLFKSPVAVFVPFTKSYKGEMRTISGKDEDIDIVRGNSDSTNSTSSESKNAQDSGSDYHDFQLVIDSGFNCTWIIPVLKGIPYYKAVKKLDIGGRFLTGLLKETLSFRHYNMMDETILVNNIKEQCLFVSPVSYFDSFKTKDKHALEYVLPDFQTSFLGYVRNPRKENVPLPEDAQIITLTDELFTIPETFFHPEISQITKPGIVEAILESLSMLPEIVRPLMVGNIVCTGGNFNLPNFAQRLAAELQRQLPTDWTCHVSVPEGDCALFGWEVMSQFAKTDSYRKARVTREEYYEHGPDWCTKHRFGYQNWI from the coding sequence ATGGAAACACCACCCATTGTGATTGATAATGGCTCATACGAAATCAAGTTTGGTCCTTCCACGAATAAGAAACCGTTCCGAGCTTTAAATGCATTGGCCAAAGATAAATTTGGGACATCGtatttatcaaatcataTCAAAAACATCAAAGATATTTCATCTATCACCTTCAGGAGGCCACATGAACTAGGACAGCTCACATTATGGGAATTAGAGAGTTGTATATGGGATTATTGCCTTTTCAATCCTTCAGAGTTTGATGGGTTTGATCTGAAAGAGGGAAAGGGTCATCATTTGGTTGCTAGCGAGAGCTGTATGACTTTACCAGAATTAAGTAAGCATGCCGACCAGGTgatatttgaagaatatgaatTCGACAGTCTTTTCAAGTCTCCTGTAGCAGTCTTTGTACCATTTACCAAGTCATATAAGGGTGAAATGAGAACAATTTCAGGTAAGGACGAAGATATCGATATTGTCCGTGGCAACTCAGACAGTACAAATTCCACATCAAGCGAGTCCAAGAATGCGCAGGATTCAGGTAGCGATTATCATGATTTCCAATTAGTTATTGATTCCGGGTTTAATTGTACTTGGATAATTCCTGTCCTGAAGGGAATACCGTACTATAAAGcggtaaaaaaattggacaTTGGAGGCCGTTTCCTAACTGGGCTACTAAAGGAAACTCTATCATTCAGACACTACAATATGATGGATGAAACCATACTTGTTAACAATATCAAGGAACAATGCTTGTTCGTTAGCCCGGTGTCTTATTTTGATAGTTTCAAAACGAAGGATAAGCATGCACTAGAATATGTACTTCCTGACTTCCAAACAAGCTTTCTTGGTTACGTAAGAAACcccagaaaagaaaatgtacCGTTACCTGAAGATGCGCAGATCATAACACTGACAGATGAGCTTTTCACAATACCAGAAACTTTTTTCCATCCAGAAATTTCGCAAATTACTAAACCAGGCATTGTGGAGGCCATCCTAGAGAGCCTTTCCATGTTGCCCGAAATAGTGCGACCTCTTATGGTAGGAAACATTGTATGTACAGGAGGAAACTTTAATCTGCCCAATTTCGCCCAACGGCTTGCGGCAGAACTACAAAGGCAATTACCCACAGATTGGACTTGTCATGTTTCGGTGCCCGAAGGTGACTGTGCTCTGTTTGGGTGGGAAGTGATGTCACAGTTTGCAAAGACAGATTCCTACCGAAAAGCGAGGGTCACAAGAGAAGAATACTATGAGCATGGTCCCGATTGGTGTACGAAGCACAGGTTTGGTTACCAGAATTGGATATAA
- the SMC4 gene encoding condensin subunit SMC4 (Subunit of the condensin complex; condensin reorganizes chromosomes during both mitosis and meiosis; forms a subcomplex with Smc2p that has ATP-hydrolyzing and DNA-binding activity, but other condensin subunits are required for chromatin binding; required for tRNA gene clustering at the nucleolus; potential Cdc28p substrate): MSDSPLSKRQKRKSAQEPELSLDQGDAEEDSQVENRVNLSENTPEPDLPALEASYSKSYTPRKLVLSSGENRYAFSQPTNSTTTSLHVPNLQPPKTSSRGRDHKSYSQSPPRSPGRSPTRRLELLQLSPVKNSRVELQKIYDRHQSSSKQQSRLFINELVLENFKSYAGKQVVGPFHTSFSAVVGPNGSGKSNVIDSMLFVFGFRANKMRQDRLSDLIHKSEAFPSLQSCSVAVHFQYVIDESSGTSRIDEEKPGLIITRKAFKNNSSKYYINEKESSYTEVTKLLKNEGIDLDHKRFLILQGEVENIAQMKPKAEKESDDGLLEYLEDIIGTANYKPLIEERMGQIENLNEVCLEKENRFEIVDREKNSLESGKETALEFLEKEKQLTLLRSKLFQFKLLQSNSKLASTLEKISSSNKDLEDEKMKFQESLKKVDEIKAQRKEIKDRISSCSSKEKTLVLERRELEGTRVSLEERTKNLVSKMEKAEKTLKSTKHSISEAENMLEELRGQQTEHETEIKDLTQLLEKERSILDDIKLSLKDKTKNISAEIIRHEKELEPWDLQLQEKESQIQLAESELSLLEETQAKLKKNVETLEEKILAKKTHKQELQDLILDLKKKLNSLKDERSQGEKNFTSAHLKLKEMQKVLNAHRQRAMEARSSLSKAQNKSKVLTALSRLQKSGRINGFHGRLGDLGVIDDSFDVAISTACPRLDDVVVDTVECAQHCIDYLRKNKLGYARFILLDRLRQFNLQPISTPENVPRLFDLVKPKNPKFSNAFYSVLRDTLVAQNLKQANNVAYGKKRFRVVTVDGKLIDISGTMSGGGNHVAKGLMKLGTNQSDKVDDYTPEEVDKIERELSERENNFRVASDTVHEMEEELKKLRDHEPDLESQISKAEMEADSLASELTLAEQQVKEAEMAYVKAVSDKAQLNVVMKNLERLRGEYNDLQSETKTKKEKIKGLQDEIMKIGGIKLQMQNSKVESVCQKLDILVAKLKKVKSASKKSGGDVVKFQKLLQNSERDVELSSDELKVIEEQLKHTKLALAENDTNMNETLNLKVELKEQSEQLKEQMEDMEESINEFKSIEIEMKNKLEKLNSLLTYIKSEITQQEKGLNELSIRDVTHTLGMLDDNKMDSVKEDVKNNQELDQEYRSCETQDESEIKDAETSCDNYHPMNIDETSDEVSRGIPRLSEDELRELDVELIESKINELSYYVEETNVDIGVLEEYARRLAEFKRRKLDLNNAVQKRDEVKEQLGILKKKRFDEFMAGFNIISMTLKEMYQMITMGGNAELELVDSLDPFSEGVTFSVMPPKKSWRNITNLSGGEKTLSSLALVFALHKYKPTPLYVMDEIDAALDFRNVSIVANYIKERTKNAQFIVISLRNNMFELAQQLVGVYKRDNRTKSTTIKNIDILNRT; the protein is encoded by the coding sequence ATGTCTGATAGTCCATTGAGCAAAAGACAAAAGCGGAAGTCCGCCCAAGAACCAGAATTATCTCTTGATCAAGGTGATGCCGAAGAAGATTCGCAGGTAGAAAACCGAGTTAACCTAAGCGAGAATACACCAGAGCCGGATCTTCCTGCGTTGGAAGCATCTTATTCCAAATCTTATACTCCCAGAAAGCTTGTTTTAAGTTCTGGGGAAAATCGGTATGCCTTTTCTCAACCTACAAACTCAACAACCACGTCATTACATGTACCGAACTTGCAACCACCAAAAACCTCTTCTAGGGGTCGCGACCATAAGTCCTACTCTCAATCACCACCAAGGTCTCCAGGAAGATCGCCAACTAGAAGATTAGAATTGCTCCAGCTTTCGCCAGTGAAAAATAGCAGGGTTGaactacaaaaaatttatgaTAGGCACCAGTCGTCGAGCAAGCAACAGAGCAGACTATTTATTAACGAACTAGTCTTAGAGAACTTCAAGTCCTACGCTGGTAAACAAGTAGTAGGACCCTTTCATACTAGCTTCTCGGCCGTGGTAGGCCCCAATGGTTCAGGTAAATCAAATGTCATCGATTCCATGTTATTTGTATTTGGATTTAGAGCGAACAAGATGAGACAGGACAGATTGTCGGATTTAATTCATAAATCAGAAGCTTTCCCAAGTTTGCAATCATGTTCCGTAGCTGTACATTTTCAGTACGTTATTGATGAATCTTCGGGTACTTCCCGAatcgatgaagaaaaacctGGATTGATCATTACAAGGAAAGCCTTTAAAAACAACTCATCGAAATATTACAtaaacgaaaaagaaagtagCTACACAGAGGTGACAAAGCTTTTAAAGAATGAGGGTATTGATTTAGACCATAAACGATTTTTAATTCTACAAGGTGAAGTAGAGAATATTGCTCAAATGAAGCCTAAAGCAGAAAAAGAGAGTGACGACGGACTACTGGAATATCTGGAGGACATAATTGGAACTGCAAACTATAAGCCGTTAATTGAAGAGCGAATGGGACAGATTGAGAATCTAAATGAAGTTTGCctggaaaaggaaaatagatttgaaattgttgatagagaaaaaaactcTTTAGAGTCAGGGAAAGAAACGGCGTTAGAGTTTTTAGAGAAGGAAAAGCAGCTGACGCTTTTAAGATCAAAATTATTTCAATTTAAATTGTTGCAAAGCAACTCTAAACTTGCCAGCACCTTGGAAAAGATCTCCTCTTCGAATAAAGACCTCGAAGATgagaagatgaaatttcaagaatctttgaaaaaagtggATGAGATTAAAGCACAACGTaaggaaataaaagatCGAATATCATCTTGTAGCTCGAAAGAAAAGACCCTGGTTTtagaaagaagagaattAGAAGGCACCAGGGTGTCTCTAGAAGagagaacaaaaaatttggtaagtaaaatggaaaaagcagaaaagaCTTTGAAATCCACCAAACATTCAATATCGGAGGCCGAGAATATGCTTGAAGAGCTTCGTGGACAACAAACCGAACACGAGACGGAGATCAAAGACTTGACTCAATTGCTGGAAAAGGAACGAAGTATACTTGATGATATTAAACTATCTTTGAAAGATAAAACGAAGAATATATCTGCAGAGATTATTCGGCATGAAAAGGAACTGGAGCCTTGGGACCTCCAACTTcaggaaaaagaatcaCAGATACAATTGGCTGAATCCGAACTATCTTTGTTGGAGGAAACTCAAGctaaactgaaaaaaaacgtTGAAActttagaagaaaaaattcttgcCAAGAAAACACACAAGCAGGAGCTACAAGATCTTATCCTCGAtctgaaaaagaagctGAACTCACTTAAAGATGAAAGGTCGCAAggtgaaaagaattttacTTCTGCTCATCTAAAGTTAAAAGAAATGCAAAAGGTTTTGAACGCGCATCGCCAGCGTGCAATGGAAGCTAGATCCTCTTTATCAAAAGCTCAGAATAAAAGTAAGGTTTTAACAGCTTTATCGAGACTGCAAAAGTCAGGACGTATAAATGGTTTCCATGGACGTTTGGGCGATTTGGGCGTTATCGACGATAGTTTTGACGTTGCTATTTCTACTGCTTGTCCGAGACTAGATGATGTCGTGGTTGATACTGTAGAATGTGCGCAACACTGCATCGACTActtaagaaaaaacaaacttGGTTATGCAAGGTTTATTCTCTTGGATAGGTTACGCCAATTCAATTTACAACCTATCAGTACACCAGAAAATGTACCGAGACTATTTGATTTAGTTAAACCTAAAAACCCAAAATTCTCAAATGCATTTTACAGTGTTCTTAGAGACACTTTGGTTGCTCAGAATTTAAAACAAGCCAATAATGTAGCATATgggaagaaaagatttaGAGTTGTCACTGTGGATGGGAAATTAATTGATATTTCTGGTACAATGAGTGGTGGTGGCAACCATGTAGCAAAAGGTCTAATGAAATTAGGTACGAATCAGTCAGACAAGGTTGATGATTACACCCCCGAGGAAGTAGATAAAATTGAGCGTGAGCTATctgaaagagaaaataacTTCCGCGTGGCAAGCGATACGGTCCACGAGATGGAGGaagaactgaaaaaattgaggGACCACGAACCAGACTTGGAATCACAAATATCAAAGGCAGAAATGGAAGCTGATTCCTTGGCGAGTGAATTGACACTGGCAGAACAACAAGTGAAAGAGGCAGAAATGGCGTACGTCAAGGCAGTTAGTGACAAAGCGCAACTAAACGtggtgatgaagaatttggAACGCTTGAGAGGCGAATACAATGATTTGCAATCCGAAACAAAAactaaaaaggaaaagatcAAAGGCTTGCAAGACGAAATCATGAAAATTGGTGGTATCAAATTGCAAAtgcaaaattcaaaagttgAATCAGTTTGTCAGAAATTGGATATTCTAGTGGCCAAACTTAAAAAAGTCAAATCTGCCTCAAAGAAGTCAGGAGGAGATGTCgtaaagtttcaaaaactgCTCCAAAACTCTGAAAGAGACGTAGAACTATCATCAGATGAGTTAAAAGTCATCGAAGAACAACTAAAACATACAAAACTGGCTTTGGCAGAAAATGACACAAATATGAATGAGACGCTCAACTTGAAAGTTGAATTAAAAGAACAGAGCGAACAACTGAAGGAACAAATGGAGGACATGGAGGAAAGCATCAATGAATTTAAATCTATAGAAATCGAAATGAAGAACAAGctggaaaaattgaacTCACTGTTGACGTACATCAAAAGTGAGATAACGCagcaagaaaaaggatTAAACGAACTATCAATTAGGGATGTAACCCACACCCTGGGAATGTTAGACGATAATAAAATGGACTCAGTGAAAGAGGATGTTAAAAACAATCAAGAACTTGATCAGGAATACCGGTCCTGTGAAACTCAAGATGAGAGTGAAATAAAAGACGCTGAGACTTCTTGTGACAATTATCATCCTATGAACATTGATGAGACTTCAGATGAGGTATCCAGAGGGATACCAAGACTTTCTGAGGACGAATTAAGGGAGTTGGACGTAGAACTGATTGAAAGTAAAATAAATGAATTGTCATATTATGTCGAAGAGACTAACGTGGATATTGGAGTTTTGGAAGAGTACGCTAGGCGCTTAGCAGAGTTCAAAAGAAGGAAGCTGGATTTAAATAATGCTGttcaaaaaagagatgAAGTTAAGGAACAATTAGGAATacttaaaaagaaaagatttgaTGAATTTATGGCTGGCTTTAATATCATATCAATGACCCTAAAAGAAATGTACCAAATGATTACTATGGGTGGAAATGCTGAATTAGAACTTGTGGATAGTCTAGATCCTTTTTCTGAAGGAGTTACGTTTAGTGTTATGCCTCCTAAAAAGAGTTGGAGAAATATAACAAACCTTTCAGGTGGTGAGAAAACACTAAGCTCCTTGGCTTTGGTTTTTGCTTTACATAAGTATAAACCAACCCCCCTTTATGTCATGGATGAAATAGATGCCGCTCTGGATTTCAGAAATGTCTCAATCGTAGCTAActatatcaaagaaagaaccAAGAATGCACAgtttattgttatttcGCTGAGAAATAACATGTTCGAATTAGCACAACAGTTAGTTGGTGTTTATAAAAGAGATAATAGAACCAAAAGTACCACGATTAAAAACATAGATATCTTAAACAGAACTTAG
- the RAX2 gene encoding Rax2p (Protein required for the maintenance of bud site selection; localizes; localization to the bud neck and previous sites of cell division (bud scars; cytokinesis remnants (CRMs)) is interdependent with Rax2p; required with Rax1p to anchor both Nba1p and Nis1p to CRMs where a Cdc42p inhibitory zone is established preventing repolarization of cells at previous division sites; RAX2 mRNA stability is regulated by Mpt5p; predicted type I membrane-spanning protein; N-glycosylated), with protein MFVHRLWTLAFPFLVEISKASQLENIKSLLDIEDNVLPNLNISQNNSNAVQILGGVDALSFYEYTGQQNFTKEIGPETSSHGLVYYSNNTYIQLEDASDDTRIDKITPFGVDSFILSGSGTINNISVGNQILYNLSTLSMTPIFNQSLGAVQAVLADNSSIYFGGNFSYNNGSMTGYSALIWDSISNTTQLLPFGGFGENSSVNSIVKLNNDNILFAGQFYTLDDPSALISSSNNGTNSTSSLNATTLELGQRIPLRYASWDSQGSTTFASDSLVCPNTNEDAWLYPDTSGSLVCNLPYEVSPTKIRLYNSQRSDSEISVFQILTDPSSSIMNLTYLDPLSGELKNCGEFCPLYSRATLLSASQNVSSSMDMITFIDNNKTDVKWTSDFQDFAFVNELPVSSLKFVALNSYGGSVGLSGLELYQDTFSTYANDSLNEYGCSALTNDSSSSTLSSNDWYNGLTGESYIAAKYVPDQNEPIPRVKFYPNIIHPGHYTINMYTPGCLQDNTCSARGIVNVTMWNQQNNTIMKTYLIYQNNDNLKYDQIYSGYLDFSPEIVLEYVSGIYTTNTATVVVADQVNVITVSLDAFNTLSDSSNAKKETLLNGILQYQKSNFTSTRLNETKVGNTTLNLFPVKNYPKNSSLYADIYDNKLVIGGVSNRISIVDLNDDFEVTSSKNQTIQGDVHGITKTNQGLLIFGDILSSNNQSAVFLFNGSFENVFNQSRTVNSALNISLANNDFIVLDNDYVVNASSNALIRNSSSFSLSLWAAGNNGDGDVLFSGAVSHMQYGNLNGSVRFLNENEIEPLNLEGGIVPYLGAYLNESATAYAYEVDSLNKIYFSNEVYPSWNWSSGITQMLYADNQTLLAVSAGSSTTAELSIFDLRNLTMIANETLGSNARINALVNFEKNCSMLVGGDFQMTEPNCTGLCLYNYESKTWSTFLNNTIFGEITQLSFTNSSELIISGLFETKEYQSIRLGSFNLTNSTMIPLLSGSEGKLNSFTVTEDSIVAWNDTSLFIYRNQEWNITSLPGNASSISSVSAIYTDIESNTLNKRGINNVNNGSILLLNGNFNISQYGYLQSLLFDFQKWTPYFISETTNTSNYNPIIFINRDVSTEFNSQSPLANVNITVTSPQSTSSQPPSSSASSESKSKSKKKKIGRGFVVLIGLALALGTVSVLGIAGVILAYVFKDPEGDYKPIKPRIDENEMLDTVPPEKLMKFV; from the coding sequence ATGTTTGTTCATCGTCTCTGGACACTCgcatttccttttcttgtgGAGATATCGAAGGCATCACAGTTGGAGAATATTAAATCTCTTCTGGACATCGAAGATAATGTGCTACCGAATTTGAATATATCGCAAAATAATAGCAACGCAGTACAAATCCTCGGGGGTGTGGACGCCTTATCTTTTTACGAGTACACAGGCCAACAAAATTTCACTAAAGAAATAGGTCCAGAAACAAGCTCACATGGATTAGTTTATTACTCTAACAACACCTATATCCAGTTGGAAGATGCCTCTGATGATACTCGAATAGACAAAATTACACCATTTGGCGTTGATTCGTTTATTCTTAGCGGATCAGGCACGATAAACAATATCTCTGTCGGAAACCAGATATTATACAATTTGTCGACACTGTCTATGACGCCTATATTCAACCAGTCTTTGGGAGCTGTTCAGGCTGTGCTCGCAGACAATTCTTCTATCTATTTTGGAGGAAACTTTTCATATAATAATGGCTCCATGACGGGCTATAGTGCTCTCATTTGGGACTCCATATCAAATACCACCCAACTTTTACCTTTTGGAGGGTTTGGTGAAAACTCCAGTGTGAATTCCATAGTCAAGCTAAATAATGACAACATTTTATTTGCAGGCCAGTTTTATACACTGGATGATCCTTCTGCGCTTATCAGTAGTTCAAATAACGGTACGAACTCAACTTCCTCTTTAAACGCTACTACATTGGAGCTAGGCCAACGAATTCCACTGAGGTACGCTTCCTGGGATTCCCAGGGAAGTACAACGTTTGCATCTGATTCGTTAGTTTGTCCTAACACTAATGAGGATGCATGGCTTTATCCGGATACGTCTGGGTCTCTAGTTTGTAATTTACCATATGAAGTTTCACCAACAAAAATAAGGCTTTATAATTCCCAACGTTCCGATAGTGAAATCTCCGTGTTCCAAATTCTGACTGATCCATCCAGTAGCATAATGAATTTAACGTATCTGGACCCACTAAGTGGGGAGTTGAAGAATTGCGGTGAATTTTGCCCTTTGTATAGCCGAGCCACTTTATTATCAGCAAGCCAAAATGTATCTTCATCCATGGACATGATTACCTTCATCGATAACAACAAGACAGACGTAAAATGGACGTCAGATTTCCAAGACTTTGCGTTTGTGAATGAACTTCCCGTTTCATCGTTAAAATTTGTAGCATTAAATTCATACGGTGGTAGTGTTGGATTATCCGGTTTGGAGCTCTATCAGGACACATTCTCCACTTATGCTAATGATTCTCTCAACGAATATGGCTGCAGCGCGCTTACCAATGATTCGTCGTCATCTACATTGTCGAGCAATGATTGGTATAATGGTCTAACAGGTGAAAGTTATATAGCCGCGAAATATGTTCCAGATCAAAATGAGCCAATTCCACGCGTAAAGTTTTACCCAAACATTATCCACCCCGGTCACTACACTATCAACATGTATACACCAGGGTGTCTTCAGGATAATACGTGCTCCGCAAGAGGTATTGTAAACGTGACCATGTGGAATCAACAAAATAACACAATAATGAAGACGTACTTGATTTACCAGAATAATGATAATCTAAAATATGATCAAATCTACTCGGGATATCTAGATTTCTCACCGGAGATCGTTTTGGAGTATGTCTCAGGAATTTATACAACCAACACTGCAACAGTGGTCGTGGCAGATCAAGTTAATGTCATTACTGTTTCTTTAGATGCTTTTAACACACTTTCAGATTCTAGCAACgctaaaaaagaaactttattgaatgGTATTCTCCAATACCAGAAATCAAACTTTACCAGCACGAGATTGAACGAAACAAAGGTAGGTAATACTACTTTGAATCTTTTCCCAGTAAAAAATTACCCTAAAAATTCTTCCCTTTATGCTGACATTTACGATAACAAATTAGTAATTGGTGGAGTAAGCAACCGTATTTCCATTGTCGACCTTAATGACGACTTTGAGGTTACATCAAGTAAAAACCAAACCATTCAAGGTGATGTACATGGTATAACGAAAACTAACCAAGGTTTACTAATATTTGGAGATATTCTTTCATCAAATAATCAATCAgctgtttttttgtttaatGGATCATTTGAGAATGTCTTCAACCAATCGAGGACAGTGAATAGTGCCCTTAATATAAGTCTTGCAAATAACGACTTTATTGTTCTTGATAACGATTATGTGGTCAATGCATCTTCCAATGCGCTTATACGGAACTCCAGTTCCTTTAGTCTATCACTTTGGGCGGCTGGTAACAATGGCGATGGCgatgttttgttttcagGTGCAGTATCTCATATGCAATATGGTAATTTGAATGGGTCTGTACGTTTTTTgaacgaaaatgaaatagaGCCACTTAACCTAGAAGGGGGTATTGTACCTTACCTGGGAGCTTATTTAAATGAGTCTGCCACGGCATATGCATATGAGGTGGATTCTCtaaacaaaatttatttttctaatgAAGTTTATCCTTCCTGGAATTGGTCTAGCGGTATTACTCAAATGCTATACGCTGATAATCAAACTTTACTAGCTGTCAGTGCAGGATCTTCAACCACAGCAGAACTGTCGATTTTTGATTTGAGAAATTTGACCATGATTGCTAATGAAACACTAGGATCAAATGCTAGAATAAATGCTTTAGttaactttgaaaaaaactgtAGTATGCTTGTCGGCGGAGATTTCCAAATGACTGAGCCGAATTGCACCGGATTATGTCTATACAATTATGAAAGCAAAACTTGGTCTACCTTCCTCAATAACACGATTTTTGGTGAAATCACACAACTTTCCTTCACCAACTCATCAGAATTAATTATCTCAGGcctttttgaaacaaaagaataCCAATCTATACGTTTAGGATCCTTTAACTTAACCAATTCTACTATGATTCCATTATTGAGTGGTTCTGAAGGGAAACTGAATTCGTTTACTGTCACTGAAGACTCCATAGTGGCATGGAATGATACTTCATTATTTATCTATAGAAACCAAGAATGGAATATTACCTCGTTACCTGGCAATGCTAGCTCTATTAGCTCTGTTTCAGCTATATACACAGATATTGAATCCAACACTTTGAACAAGAGAGGAATCAACAATGTTAATAATGGCAGTATCCTCTTACTTAATGGtaattttaatatttcGCAATACGGATACCTACAAAGTTTGTTGTttgatttccaaaaatggaCCCCATATTTTATTTCAGAAACAACAAATACTTCCAATTACAATCcaataatttttattaatagAGACGTTTCAACTGAATTCAACTCTCAGTCACCACTTGCCAATGTGAACATTACTGTGACAAGTCCTCAGTCAACATCATCCCAGCCTCCATCTTCATCGGCAAGCAGTGAATCTAAATCAAAatcgaagaagaagaaaataggTCGTGGTTTTGTCGTTTTAATTGGTCTTGCACTAGCATTAGGGACAGTTTCTGTCCTTGGTATTGCAGGCGTCATTCTTGCCTACGTGTTTAAGGATCCAGAGGGTGATTATAAGCCCATTAAACCGCGAATTGATGAGAATGAAATGCTTGATACCGTCCCACCCGAAAAACTTATGAAGTTTGTCTAA